From Mobula birostris isolate sMobBir1 chromosome 8, sMobBir1.hap1, whole genome shotgun sequence, the proteins below share one genomic window:
- the LOC140201626 gene encoding trypsin-like isoform X2 codes for MKTLLLFAFIGFAAAAPTSDDDKIVGGYECPEHSIPWIVSLNVGYHMCGGSLISDNWVVSAAHCYRRRIQVRLGEHDITVAEGTEQFIESEVVLRHPRYDYYTVDYDIMLIKLSRPAALNRNVAAISLPTQCPMAGDECLISGWGNTKDPAVSGYQLQCLKAPILDQTVCENSYPGMITKNMICLGFLEGGKDSCQGDSGGPVVCDGMLQGVVSWGYGCAERYYPGVYTRVCNFVSWIEETMAAN; via the exons ATGAAAACGCTCCTGCTCTTCGCCTTCATCGGCTTTGCTG CCGCCGCTCCCACCAGCGACGACGACAAGATCGTCGGGGGGTACGAGTGTCCTGAACACTCCATCCCCTGGATCGTCTCACTCAACGTCGGCTACCACATGTGTGGCGGGTCGCTCATCAGCGACAACTGGGTGGTGTCCGCTGCCCATTGCTACCGGAG ACGTATCCAGGTGCGTTTGGGTGAACACGACATCACGGTTGCGGAAGGGACGGAGCAGTTCATCGAATCGGAGGTGGTGCTCCGCCACCCCAGGTACGACTACTACACCGTGGACTACGATATCATGCTGATCAAACTGTCGCGGCCCGCCGCTCTCAACCGCAACGTGGCCGCTATTTCGCTCCCAACGCAGTGCCCAATGGCAGGCGATGAGTGTCTCATCTCCGGCTGGGGCAACACCAAGGACCCAG CCGTCAGCGGTTACCAATTACAGTGTCTGAAAGCCCCCATCCTCGACCAGACGGTCTGCGAGAATTCGTATCCGGGGATGATCACCAAAAACATGATATGCCTCGGATTCCTGGAGGGAGGCAAGGATTCCTGCCAG GGTGATTCTGGCGGACCAGTGGTGTGTGACGGGATGCTGCAAGGTGTGGTCTCCTGGGGCTACGGATGCGCCGAGAGGTATTACCCCGGTGTCTACACTCGCGTCTGCAACTTCGTCTCCTGGATTGAGGAAACGATGGCAGCGAATTGA
- the LOC140201626 gene encoding trypsin-like isoform X1 → MKTLLLFAFIGFAAAAPTSDDDKIVGGYECPEHSIPWIVSLNVGYHMCGGSLISDNWVVSAAHCYRRRIQVRLGEHDITVAEGTEQFIESEVVLRHPRYDYYTVDYDIMLIKLSRPAALNRNVAAISLPTQCPMAGDECLISGWGNTKDPGADYGYQLQCLKAPILDQTVCENSYPGMITKNMICLGFLEGGKDSCQGDSGGPVVCDGMLQGVVSWGYGCAERYYPGVYTRVCNFVSWIEETMAAN, encoded by the exons ATGAAAACGCTCCTGCTCTTCGCCTTCATCGGCTTTGCTG CCGCCGCTCCCACCAGCGACGACGACAAGATCGTCGGGGGGTACGAGTGTCCTGAACACTCCATCCCCTGGATCGTCTCACTCAACGTCGGCTACCACATGTGTGGCGGGTCGCTCATCAGCGACAACTGGGTGGTGTCCGCTGCCCATTGCTACCGGAG ACGTATCCAGGTGCGTTTGGGTGAACACGACATCACGGTTGCGGAAGGGACGGAGCAGTTCATCGAATCGGAGGTGGTGCTCCGCCACCCCAGGTACGACTACTACACCGTGGACTACGATATCATGCTGATCAAACTGTCGCGGCCCGCCGCTCTCAACCGCAACGTGGCCGCTATTTCGCTCCCAACGCAGTGCCCAATGGCAGGCGATGAGTGTCTCATCTCCGGCTGGGGCAACACCAAGGACCCAG GGGCTGATTA CGGTTACCAATTACAGTGTCTGAAAGCCCCCATCCTCGACCAGACGGTCTGCGAGAATTCGTATCCGGGGATGATCACCAAAAACATGATATGCCTCGGATTCCTGGAGGGAGGCAAGGATTCCTGCCAG GGTGATTCTGGCGGACCAGTGGTGTGTGACGGGATGCTGCAAGGTGTGGTCTCCTGGGGCTACGGATGCGCCGAGAGGTATTACCCCGGTGTCTACACTCGCGTCTGCAACTTCGTCTCCTGGATTGAGGAAACGATGGCAGCGAATTGA